One Hypomesus transpacificus isolate Combined female chromosome 21, fHypTra1, whole genome shotgun sequence genomic window, ACGGAGGGAATCGTGTCTGAAACCAGTTCCCCCCGCCCCCATAACCACTTCTTCATCTGAACCTTCTGTAGCGTCTGGCAATGGCGtgacacatctcacacacaccccacacacagagacttaCAGTGAGACTTTGGAacgttaacccccccccccccccccgaaaagcGAAACAGGATTTCATCCGACTGAAGGCCTTTGAGAAAGCAAACATTCTTATTCGGGGGTGGGGACATCCATCAGCGTTCCCTTGCACTCGTCTAATACTGTTGAGGCAAAGTGCAATCATTTGCTTTAACACATAGCCATAATTCCCCCATTCAAATGTAGGGCCACATCTGTGCTTGTTGTGCCAGCTCTTTACCCGCCTGCATTCTTTGACATCGCTTCGCTTCTGTCAACCTCTCCGCAGCTGTTTTTCCATTTGTCGAGAGAGCGAGTGTTCTCCGAGGACCGCACCCGCTTCTACGGCGCCGAGATCGTCTCCGCTTTAGACTACCTGCACTCGGCCAAGATAGTGTACCGCGACCtgaaggtaaaaaaaaaggttcACTGCTACAGGCTGAGTGGAAATGGCTGCAGATGGCAGCAACGGGTACCACTGCCAAGAATCAGTTACACAGCGGTCTTCACCTTTCGCTGACGACTACATCGATTTAAACACCAAAAATTGAACCCCGACCCGAGGGATAGTCCAATCGAAAGACATGCCAACGCATGAAATGTGTCTTAAACCAGGCTGGCATCTCTTGGCCACTGTCCAGTTCAGTTTTTCGTGTTTCGCAATGACTCCTTTAAGAGGATGATAACATTCAAGGGGTAAAACGGCACAGCGATGAGGTCATAATGAAacgttcctctctccccccccctgccagctGGAGAATCTGATGCTGGACAAAGACGGCCACATCAAGATCACCGACTTTGGCCTCTGCAAAGAGGGCATCACCGACGCCGCCACCATGAAGACCTTCTGCGGCACACCGGAGTACCTGGCCCCCGAGGTCAGAGTTCACACGCTCTGCTTAGCTGCTTAGTTCATGTTCACACAGGGCCCCACACAGCCATGCACATCACTGAACCCACCAATAGGGACCTTCTAACACGCCCCTCACACATTCATATTGCTCGCGTGGCACATGTTTTGTCACCAAAAACTGTTATCGTAAAAGAGGTACACGTTTAGTTTCCCCTGCGTGTAGACTCGATTGTAGACTCATGCTTACACTATCCGGGACAGACGATTGATGGGCGACCTCCTTTCCTGTTTCTCAGGTCCTGGAGGACAACGACTATGGCCGGGCGGTGGACTGGTGGGGCCTGGGCGTGGTCATGTATGAGATGATGTGCGGCCGATTGCCCTTCTACAACCAGGACCACGAGAAGCTGTTTGAGCTGATCCTCATGGAGGAGATCAAGTTCCCACGCACCCTCTCGGCCGACGCCAAGTCCCTGCTGTCCGGCCTGCTCATCAAGGACCCCAacaagcggtgtgtgtgtgtgggccccctctctctctctcctccatctctttctcttctctctctctctctctctctctctctctctctctctgtctctctctctcacaaacacacgtacacactacaacacacacatatgtaaacacagaaagacaaacataTGCATTTCCTGTCCTTCCCACgcatatgcaaacacacatgcaaaacataagtacacacagaaacaggtaCGGCCTCGCACACACTTGctcgggggaagggggggggggttgtttatCTAAAGCATTAAGCGAGTCAGCAAGCAAACACTCCACAGCGCTCCCTGTTTCCTAGTTCGTAAAGAAAGGGTGGATGGAAACGGGACATTGATTATGTTGACGTCATTACGGGCCCCAGTAAGATCCCAATTCCAATCTctgtcctctcactctcctcgcAGACAAAGAGAACTTAGACATTTCATACATCGATCTAGTTGCCCGAGATGCAAAACGAGAGCTTTGGCTGTTAGTCtgacaaagacaaaaaacacTTGTgatacagagaaagggagagagtgagtgttgAAAACACCAAGAGAGAAAGAACTCGTTCACCGCCTCTCCACAGGAAGTTATTTCGAGATCAGGAGCAGTAGTCCAGTTTTTTTGTGATTTTGCGCAAATCTTTTATTTGATAATTATAGCAATTTTTTGACTGTTGTGCTTCGCTTGTGACAGACTCGGCGGAGGGCCAGACGACGCCAAGGAGATTATGCGTCACAGCTTCTTTGCCGCCGTCGACTGGCAAGACGTGTACGACAAGAAGGTGAGTCGCGACGGGCGCTATTTTCTGCCACATCACCGCGGTCACTTGACAATTTTCTGTTTGTCTAATCCCAGTAATGTTACCTAATCCCAAACCCTAGGGGGGAACCGTTTTAGTGAGTCTATCTTTAGTACAAAGATTATCAGAAGTCCATGGTGTTCAAAGGCTTAAAGGATGATCTTATAGCATCTCATCTTTCAAGAAAGGTTTTGTTAGGATTTCTTTTAAAGCCTATAGACGTGGCGATCGAGACTTGATTGAACAGGCACAGTAACAACGGATGCTCTGAAACTCCCATGCCTGATATCTCGCACACACCATGTGACTTCAGCGTCCcgtccccttcctcttcctgtcgccTGCAGCTGCTCCCGCCCTTCATGCCCCAGGTCTCCTCGGAGACAGACACGCGCTACTTTGACGAAGAGTTCACGGCGCagaccatcaccatcacccctCCGGAAAAATGTGAGTCCAGCCCTTCACCACCCCCCGACCCTCGCCTGGTCACCCTGCTGACTGGGTTAGAATGACTAGAACTTAGATTGTAGCTCCAGGGATAGGTTGCTGTTTTGTGACATAATAGCAATGCCAGGGGGTCAGTAGAAAGGGTCATTTGACGCAGTCATATACGGTCTTCGAGGCGCACAGACTTTGGGGGGAGAGTGCAGATTTGCATCGTATGAATCCTGGGAGTTGCCCTAGGGCGAACGCTACTACAGCCGTTTCATGACATCTACCGTTTAAAGCGTACGCCTTTTTCCTTTCCGACgctccatttctctttctctctctgtctctttttctctcttttctctccccccaacAGTCGATGAAGACGGGATGGACGCCGCCGACAGCGAACGGAGACCTCATTTCCCCCAATTCTCCTATTCGGCCAGCGGGCGGGAGTGACACAGCCAGccgagccagccagcctgcctgccagccgaGCCAGTGTTCgtcgcaacccccccccctcccccccacctccccctcccatccGCGGCCATCCGAGGAAAACGCGTAGCCATTTTAGGAAAAAGTctcccctctttttctccttctctgtatcCACGTGCAGACAGGGGGAAGTCTTTTTCGGGACTTTAAAAGGGGTTTTGCACAGTGGGATAGACTCAAACTGGTCTgcccacacaaaaaaaagatggaagaaaaaaaaaagtctccTACATTTTCAACGCTATTTCCTGCAGAAGGTAATGTTTTTGTTATTCATTTTTTCTCCGTCAGTATTAGGTTATCGACCTGTTGCGTTCCTTGATTTTCTTTTGtcgtttctttttttgttttctttcttttgactCGTTTTTGCACTTGGTTTGGAAGAGCCGTTCTAGGGAACAAAACCAAAAATGTTGCCTTACGTGTGCAGATGTTTCGTATCATACAGACAGGGTGTtttagggaggagggagggaagggacgAGGGGACGCGGGATAAGGGCGTTCTTAGTGGAGAAGTGCATGGCTCGTGGTTCAGTCTAAACTATTCCTTTTTTCTTACCCGTGTGCACCCGTCATGGTAGCGCACATTGCCCAACCCCACGTCGAGGAAGTCACTGTCTACAAATAACTAATCtctggagaagaaaaaaaaacaacaaaatgcaAACAAAACGAATAGTTCCTTTTGACTCGTTTTACagacaaccccccctccctccaaccccccccccccccccccctcccgccctatCCACAatattcttttttatttatctttCTATCCTAACAGGAACACTGTAAACTGCCAGAAAAACTTGCACGGTTCACTCAGGCAACACAGAGCACAACCGCATTCAACTCAGCTACCAGTTTAGCTTCAACCACCCATCAGGGAAAGAAAGCTACTATAGTATTAATACAGGCCTTTTTTTGCATCGTTTCCACAGTTCTGAACCTCTTTACCCTGCCCTCCCCATAGCTGTAGGAAAATAATTATGGTATGGATGTTTACACAACAAACTTATGGGGCTTTTGTAGGTCAAGCCAACTTTATGCTGTAGTAACACACACTTGATTTCATagaacacatacagacaccGTTAACATGAGCATTCCGAGCGCTACGTGTAGTATTTGTGACgaaaggaagggagaaaaaaaacgacaaTACCCCGCCAGATCTTTATAATTTGTTGTTACTGAGGTATCAATAATCACTAATCACGTATGACCACAGATCACGTGTATCTGAGCCATGAAATACTTGTGTATGAAAACGTACGTGTGAGAATGGGAAAAGAATTGAAAG contains:
- the akt3b gene encoding RAC-gamma serine/threonine-protein kinase, coding for MSDQNVVKEGWVQKRGEYIKNWRPRYFLLKTDGSFIGYKDKPQDADLAYPLNNFSVAKCQLMKTERPKPNTFIIRCLQWTTVIERTFHVDTPDERDEWAEAIQMVAESLAKQEEEGILCSPTSQIENVNEEEMDTSTSHHKRKTMNDFDYLKLLGKGTFGKVILVKEKASGTYYAMKILKKEVIIAKDEVAHTLTESRVLKNTRHPFLTSLKYSFQTKDRLCFVMEYVNGGELFFHLSRERVFSEDRTRFYGAEIVSALDYLHSAKIVYRDLKLENLMLDKDGHIKITDFGLCKEGITDAATMKTFCGTPEYLAPEVLEDNDYGRAVDWWGLGVVMYEMMCGRLPFYNQDHEKLFELILMEEIKFPRTLSADAKSLLSGLLIKDPNKRLGGGPDDAKEIMRHSFFAAVDWQDVYDKKLLPPFMPQVSSETDTRYFDEEFTAQTITITPPEKFDEDGMDAADSERRPHFPQFSYSASGRE